The genome window cagaggtcatgaAGCAGGATGCATGCTAGAAAGGTGTTTCCTGTCAAGGATAAAAGAACATGGCATGGTGCTTCCACTGCAAATCACTCCTGCTACCCCCCAGTATGGACATGATCTGCCCACCCAAAAAGTCCCTGAAACCTTTAGagttcaaaaataaaaccaggtcATTTTATTTGCTATGCAGTGCGTTTTCACATACCTACCACAGGCAATAAATACACAGTCTATTGCAGAAACAAAAATAGGTTATGATGATAATATTGTGCTTTGTAATCATGGTACCAGTATAAACAGGAAATGACACAGGCAGAAAGAGAAGCCTCTCATTCTGCCTTAATTAAACTGTCTCTGTTAAAGGACTGTTATCTTCTCATCAAGAGAGGACTCAGACAGAACAGCTCCtaacagcacagaaaagcaaggcatCAGCTTGGGTGCCGATGTACTCTGATAAAGCCGTAACATCTCTTTCTCATAATACACTATAACATTTTGCCTTAATTTGGACGAAACACCAAAGCAAATTTCAAGTTACTCACctataacaaaaccaaaatagacCACAGATAAATCAGCCCAGATGAATCATCTCCAAATGAATAATCCAGCATGGTCTCAACAGATGCTGAATTGATGTTCTATAGCCCATAACGTTCTGTACTTATCTCCCACCCACCATTTCTGAGCGAAGAAGGCAGTCCTAAGCAACTGGGAAGATCATGGCACATTCATGGACAATCATGGAATTGCATGGCACATTCACCATTCCATCAAGATCCATGGTGCACGTTCCATGGCCAGACCCGGGAAGATGTCTCTTTAGCCATTACCCCCTTTATGGTCATTCATTCACTCTCTCTGTATTCAAAAATATTTAGTTATCTGTGTCGTATCTCAAATGACATCATAGTTGAGATGATGTCCAGGATGATGTCCAGTTTATGTTACCACAGGCAGTGGAAGGATAAGAATAACGTCACTCTCCAAAGTGAGTGAATACCTTGATTTATCATTGAAGCCCTAGGTTAAAACTGGTTGCaacatttccttttctcctctcatttCATAAGACAATACTGACTTTCTAAATCCAGGAAAAGGATGCAACTGTGTCTTCAAACACAAATATAGGAATCTATCTCTGATGGAGAAACAGGGCTTAATCTGTACTACTGTCCATAACATTTTCCACAGGCAGCTTCCAGTCCAGCCTGATGACTTTGGAGTTATGTTTTAGAATTTGCTTTACGAATTTGTATGCTTCAGGCATGCCTCTATTAGCACTTCAGTACTTGCTGCTGAGGTTTTAGGGACAAGATCTACTGCCTACAGAGGGACAGTACCCGATGTACAGCCATAATAATTTGCCAGTGGAATTTGACTTTGTACCCCAAACtacagaaataatgcaaaattatatgacaaaaaagaaatcttaaaaatctgtgtatttttagATTAGCAGAACTACTTCTTCTCAGTTAACTGGGaatgtaaaaatgcaaatacacaTATGTGCACATGTGCTTCAACTCAAGTCATAGGCcagacatgaaatattttatgtcaAACATTTTAGCTGCCAGAATAAGCAGTTGAAAACATAAGAATGTAAGAGGGCATGGCAGGGGAAAAAATCATGGGTCATACATGTGGCATAAATGCTCCCTTAGAATTTGTAATTTttgtaacatttcattttcattctgttacAGTTTGCCAGAGTTTGATAGCCCCAATGTGGAATATGGTATCAAAGACAAAGCAGACAAAACAGGACACCATGCGTGCTGGGAAAAATAAGCAAGAAGTAAGAATCAGGAATGGCGATACATCCAACGGAAAAAACGACATGGAAATACTTGTTGAAGAGAGGAAATTGTACTTGCAGAAGGAATACAAGATTCTCACTGAACATCTGAACACGTACATGGGAAGAGTGGAGCAtttcctgcaggaaaataaaTTCCTAGAAAAGGAAGCTCAACGGAATCAGGAAGAAGGCAGTGCTTACCTCTCTTACCTCACAAAACACAACCAGAAGTGCCAGAATCTGATAATAACATTAAATGACCAGAATCACACTGATCTGTCTCAAGTCTGGACACAGAAAGAGCAGCTAATCTCACagtatacagaaaaagaaaaggagctaaGGAGCTCTCTGATGAATATGGAAACAAAGTACTCTCTCATGACCAAGGAGGTTGAAGACCTGCAGCCTTTCAAAGATCGATCTGTTCAGCAGGAACAGACGAAAAAGATtaaggagctggagaaggaattGTTGGTCACAAAGATACAGCATTCAGATGAAATGCACAAAATCAAGAGCAAATTTCTGCAGGCCAAGGCTGACTGTGAGATGGACTGTCATCAGAAGATCCAGGTTCTCaccaagaaagcagaagaagCAGCGATACAATCTCTAATTCAGCAtatcaaacaaataaaagcagagaattgGCGTCTCCACCAGGAATTGCTCAGACTTATCCAATACTCAAAAATCCTTAAAGAAACCAAAGTTCAACTGatagagcagcaggaacagcttCTTCGGGAGAAGGAATACATTCAGGACATGGCACGCAGGCGCCACTGGTTACACCAGCATGAGGCACACAATGCAAATAGTGAAACCTACAGCTGTCACAGCCTGTTCAGATGTGTCCATTAGCCTAAAAGAAACACTTCTCCACTCCTCAATCATGCCAATGTATCAGTAGACATAGCTGGACTGTCAGTTGTTGCCACTATTGGTTAGGTAATAGAGTATACAGAAGTAAATATTCTGTGGGTGGATGAAAGAATTGATCTACATAGCTCACGTTCAGCATGCAAGCCAGACAATAGATCTTAAAAGTAACCTCAGCTTTAACTTTCATGACATATGTATTAAGACATTTGAAACTGCAATCCCTTCACATCCCAAAATaaacaatgacattttctttttgagatcAGACTTTGACGTTTCATTAATTAGTAATTTTCCATGGGCTAATTATATTCTTAGACATAGTGAGGCAATCTCTGTGTTACTTTTCACTCCAAACTACATCTACTGGTGGCATAGTATGAACCAATGTAGGCTAGCTCTTACTTTCAGATTAATTTTCCCAAATCTTCTACATGGCAAAGACTTTATTTTACCTTCTGCTAGTttccaaagaagagaaaataaatatgcaagcAACTAAATCCTTTAAGCAATATAAGCAGTTGAGGTATTTGGCCCTTACTCCTAGCTATCAGTAAAATATATTCACCAAATATATTCATACCAATTTTTACTTTCTCCTCATTCTTTTCTTGGTTTAGTGTTTCACTTGAGAAGCAAGAAGTAAAGAATTCTAATAGACTGCAGCTACGTTCACTTTCCAAGTTGAACGCTTCTGGATTTCAATTACCTCATCAACAGTGGTACCAGAGGTCACCCTTGCTCTAAACTTTAACATTCACACAGGTATATTTTATATAGAAGCAGATCTTAGTTGacattggaagagacctcaagggAGGGTCAATCAGAGCAGGGCCACTTTCATGGcttttgagtgtctccaaggatggagactccacagcctctctgtgcagccagttccagtgtttcaccacactcacagtaaaacaaaaaaaaggtgttttcttacATTTAGATGGAATTTCAATCCCATCACAAATTTCAATTTCAGAACAGTTTGGCTCTGTCTCCCCCCTGCTCCACCTGATATTTAAACACAGTAGTAagatcccctgagccttctccaggctaaacagtcccagctctcagcctctccctgtaTCACAGTTGCGCCAAGCcttaatcatttttgtggcccttcgcTCGACACCGTCctgtatgtccatgtctcttttatactggggagcccagaaccatACGagatactccaggtgtggtctctcAGTGCTGAATAAATGGGAAGGATAACCTCCCTCAAGCTGCTGGCAAggctcttcctagtgcagcccagcACGATGTTCACCACCTTTGCTGCAAAAGCACATTTTCTGGCTCACggtcaacctggtgtccaccaggacctttCCTGCCAAGCTATCTTCTAGCCTGATAGCTGCCAGCCTCTACCGCTGcatgggattattcctccccaggtccAGGGCTGGGCATTTTTCAGTGACGAAGTTCACCAAGTTCCtcttggcccatttctccagcctgactGGGTCCCCCAGAATAGCAACGCGATCATCTGCTCAATCAACCACTCCTCCctgttttgtatcatctgcaaacttgcccAGGCTGCACTTCGGCCCGCCATCCAgctgattttcaaaaagggaaaaacggatgacccagggaactacagaccggtcagtctcacctttgtgcctcgcaagatcatggagcagatcctcgtggaaactctgctaaggcacatggaaaataaggaggtgattggtgacaaccaacatggattcaccaaaggcaaatcgtgcctgacaaatttggtggtcttctatgatgttgccacaacattggtagataaggggagagcaaccaacgtcatctacctggacttatgcaaagcgtttgacactgtcccgcatgacatcctggtctctaaattggaaaagcatggatctgatggatggatcactcggtggataaggaactggctaggtggccgcactcaaagggttgcagtcaatggctcaatatccaCATGGAAAGCAGTGACGAGTGGTATTCCTCAgtggtcagtactgggaccagtgctgtttgacatctttgttggtgacatggacagtgggattgagtgcaccctcagcaagtttgccaatgacaccaagctgtgtggcatggttgacacgctggagggaagggatgccatccagagggaccttgacaggcttgagaggtgggcctgtgcgaacctcatgaagttcaaccaggccaagtgcaaggtcctgcacctgggtcatgggaatcccaggcacaaatacaggttgggcagagattggcttgagagcagccctgaggagaaggacttgggggtgctggtggacgagaagctcaacaggagcagAGGATGCGCACTtggagcccagaaagccaaccgcatcctgggctgcatcaggagaagcgtggccagcaggtcaagggaggtgattctgcccctctactctgctctggcgaggccccacctggagtcctgagtccagctctggagtcctcagcacaagaaggacatggacttgttggaacgggtccagcggagggccatgaagatgatcagagggctggagcacctatgctatgagaacaggctgagagagttggggttgttcagtctggagaaaagaaggctccgaggagcccttatagcggcctaccagtatcttaaggaggcctacaggaaggatggggagggactctttatagaatcgtagaatcatagaatcatagaattgctgaggttggaagggacctttaagatcatcgagtccaacctttaacctaccctgacaaaagccacttctaaaccatgtccctaagtgccccatctaccctttttttaaacacctccagggatggtgaatccaccacctccctgggcagactattccaatgtttaataaccctttcagtgaaaaaatgtttcctaatatccaatctaaacctcccctgacgtaacttgaacccgtttcctctcgtcctatcacttgtcaccagggagaagaggtcagcccccatctctctacaacctcctttcaggtagttgtagagggtgatgaggtctcccctcagcctcctcttctccaagctaaacatgcccagctccctcagtcgatcttcataaggtttgtcctccagacccctcaccagctttgtagcccttctctggacacgctccaacacctcaatgtccctcttgtagcgaggggcccaaaactgaacgcagtactcgaggtggggcctcaccagtgccgagtacagggggatgatcacttccctagtccggctcaccacactattcctgatacaggctaggatgctgttggccttcttggccacctgggcacactgctggctcatattcagccggctgtcaaccaacacccccaggtccttttctgccgggctgcttttgagccactctgccccaatcctgtagcgctgcatggggttgttgtgacccaagtgcaggacccggcacttggccttgttgaacctcataccattggcctcagcccatcggtccagcctgtccagatccctctgcagagccaacctaccctcaagcagatcaacacgcccgcccagtttagtgtcatctgcgaacttactgagggtgcattcgatcccttcatccagatccttgataaagatattaaagagaaccggccccagcaccgagccctgggggacaccacttgtgaccggacaccaaccggattgaactccatttaccaccactctctgggcacggccatccaggcagttttttacccagcgaagagtacacccgtccaggccatgagcagccagtttctccacgagaatgctgtgggaaacagtgtcaaaaactttgcaaaaatcccagtagataacatccacagcttttccctcatccactaagtgggtcaccttatcatagaaggatattaggtttcataggcatgacctgcccttcacaaacccatgctgactgggcctgatcaccctgttctcctgcacgtgccgtgtaatggcactgaggaggatctgttccatgaccttcccaggcaccgaggtcagactgactggcctgtagttccccggatcctccttccagcccttcttgtggatgggtgtcacatttgctaacctccagtcagctgggacctccccggttgtccaggactgctcataaatggtgcaaagtggcctggcgagcacttccgccagctctttcaatacccttgggtggatctcatccggccccatagatttgtgcacctccaggtgctgaagcaggtccctcaccgtttccctttggattacaggggcttcattctgctccccatccctgtcttctagctcagggggctgggtactcagggaacaactggtcctactgctgaagactgaggcaaagacttcattaagtacctcagccttttcctcatccttggccactatgttgccggccccatctactagaggacagagataatccttagtcctcttcttattgctaatatatttgtagaaactttttttgttgtccttgacaacagaagccaggtttagttctagctgggctttggccctcctgattttttccctacatagcttcactacctctttgtagtcctctcaAGTGGCCTGcacttccttccagaggccatagatgtctttttttccctaagttgcaacactagctccctgtttagccaggccggtctttttccccgacggcttgtcttctggcacatggggacagcctgctcctgcacctttaagacttccttcttgaaaatcatccaggcttcctggcctcctttgccctggaggactgcctcccaggggactttgtcaaccaggctcctgaaaagcccaaagtccgccctccggaagtccaaggtagcagttctgctgatccccctccttgcttctcccagaattgaaaactctatcatttcatggtcactgttcccaagacagcctccaaccttcacatctcccacaagaccttccctgtttacaaacaacagatccagcagggcaccttccctagttggctctctcactggctgtgtcaggaagttatccccagtacattccaggaaccttctagactgttccctccctgctgtattgtattcccagcagatgtccgtcaaattgaagtcccccacgaggactacatcagggattgtaatgataggagagggggtaacagcctcaaactgaaagagggtagatttagattggatacaaggaaaaaattctttactgtaagggtggtgaggcactggaacaggttgcccagggaagttgtcaatgccccatccctggaagtttttaaggccaggctggatgaggctttgagcagcctgatctagtgggaggtgtccctgcccagggcaggggggttgaaactagatgatctctaaggtcccttccaacctgaacaattctgtgatcctgtgtgattctgtgattaatgaAGAAGCTAAAGAGTACCGGCACCTGTATTAGCCCCTGGGGCACACCATTAGCAACTGACCCCCAGCTGGACTGATGACAAACCTTCAGTTCTGGCAGTTCAGCAACTTTTCAGTCTGTGTAAACATGCACTTACCTGGTCTGTACTCACTCAGTTTGTCAACAAGGATGGCCAcgaagggccacagagatgatcagagggctgaagcacctctcctacaaagatgggctgagagaattgggggaACTGCGTCAAAGGCCTTGacaggatgaggagtaacagttttaaactgaaggaggggagactgagatgagatctcaggaagaaattctttgctatgagggtggtgagcccctggcccaggttgcccagagaagctgtggctgccccatccctgaaggggttcaaggccaggttggacggggcttggagcaacctgggctggtgggaggtgtccctgcccagggcaggggggttggaactagatgatctttcaggtcccttccaaccaaaccattctatgattttacattACGGGAACCAGAGTGTGCGCTAGCAAGGAAAGATTTGCGTTACAGGCATTAGCAATAACCGCCAGCAAAGCACCCGACGGGGAACTATAGatggaaggaagggggaaggaaaagaaggcgGAAGGGAGGCGGAAGCGGCCTCTCCGCGCCTCAGGCCCCGCAAACGGCACCTCGTGCGCCTGCGCGTTGCGGCGGGGCCGTTTCCATAGCAGCCGGCATCAACAGCGCGGCCCGGCGCGCTCTGTTGGGGAGGCTGCCCCGCCGGCTGGGCCCGCCGCCCGCCATGAGCGAGCCGGAGGTGGAGGCGATCGTCTCCCAGAAGTACGAGATCAAGAGGCGGCTGGGCAAAGGGGTGAGTGCCTGGGGGAGCTCGGGGAGCCGAGCGGCGCGGGCCGACGCTACTTGCGAGCCCTCCCGTCCCGGCGGCGCCTGTGTCTGCGGCCTCCAGCCCCCTACCGCAGGCCACTGACCTGAACTGCCTTGAATGCTGGAGGCCCGAGAGTTTATATAGTTGAAGAAAAACTGGAGtttgaaatatttattatgcctaatagaggaaaaaaaaaaagacataaattgTAGCCTGATAACTTCCTGTGACTTCTTATAGTTGTTTCACAACTAAATTTCAGAGGAAAGTGTTTTGTTGTAGCACATGAAACTGAACGTACCTTTAAATTCCCCaccagggtggtttttttcctgtaatttgcTGGAGAACCGCCACACAAAGCACCGACCTTGCATATACACCTGGTTTACAGTAAAATGAATCAGAGTCTCAAAGAATATTCTGTTCATGCTTGACAAATTCTTTCACGTTTACTGTAACTCCATTACTTCAAGTGATATGCCACATCATGTagttttttccccataaaattacatatttttatatgtgaGCCAATGTTAGTTTCCAAGATCTTTCTCCTCAGGCAGTCTCTAAGCCCTTCCTGATtatctgcttttctgttctggCAGCTCTGACATTGTTTAGTTGTGTTGAAACTAGTAGTGGAGTATTTCATGTGCCATCACAAGTGGGAACTTAAGAGATGCTCATTTTCATCATCCTTGAagacaatgttttatttttctccttttgaatttACACTGATCGTTCTTATGTctatattttattctgtttgccTCTGACTTGAGGTTTGCTGCCAACTTGTTACTAGTTATCAGCTTTCTCCCTTTGACTGAATgtaatatattacatatattcaCAAACATGATTAAAGACATTCAAGTCTTTAAAGGACTTTAGTGGCTTCAGGTCTATTATCTAAGCATCACATTATCAAAACTACTAGTTGAGCATTTAAGTAGTTCCAGTCTCCTAATTGTCTGTGTTTTCTGCCTCTTGGATGCAGAAAGTTTTGTATGTGTTGTATATGTACACAGATGATGTACTTACGTGAGCATTTAAAAGGCTGTTGGAGTCCCTGAAACAGGTAAAGACTGCCCCAAAAATAGGGAGATAAGCTGTTCCTGTACAGTTATGGTAATCAAACAGttttggtgtttgtgttttttttaattaaaagctatgTTACCTACTAAGGGAAAAAGAACTACTCAAGTTTTCTCTATTCTGGATGATTGTGTGATACTTGTAAATGGTGATTACTCAGTCTCCCTTGTGGAACAGATCcagttttcttacttttaggTCATAGATTTGAATCTTAACTTTCCATATTCTAGGAGATGCCTTACATCTGCACAATGGGGTCATTTCTCACTCAGAAATGCCCAGCTAATGTTTAAATACTCATATAAAGTAAAACCGATGCAATATGTGATATTGAGTGATTTTCATGCTTAAATACTCAGAGGCATTGAGGCAGACTTCCCAAGAATATGTGTGGTCCTGGAGTATGGGTTCAGGTCCTTTGCCGTGCATCAGGAAGTACAAACAGTTGGAGTATAAGTATCTCAGATAAGTGCTATAATACTACGCTGTTGGCAATTGGgatgtctccttttttttcccgagtaacaagcaataggacaagaggaaatggcatcaagttgcaccaggggaggtttagattggatcttaggaaaaatttcttccccaaaagagttgtcaagcactgtaacaggctgcccagggaagtggtggagtcaccatccctggaggtatttaaaagatgtgtaggcgtggtgctgagggatgtagtttagtgatggacttggcagtgctaggttaatggttgaatATGTtcgtaaaggtcttttccaacctaaatgattctatgatactgtcaCTATAGGCCTTGGTAACAAGTCTCTCTCCAGATTTTGTATGAGCCCCCTTTAagctttaaaaggcaaaaataagttctacctggagccttctcttctccaagctgaacaaccccaactctctctgcccTTCTTCACAGGAGAAGTGTTCCAGCCGTTGGACCATTTTCATGCCCCTCTTCTGAACATGCTCTAactggtccatgtctttcttgtactggggctggaggcagcactgcagggggggtctccccagagcggagcagagggacaggatccccctcccggccctgctggccacgctgctggggatgcaacCCAGGCTGCAGggtctttctgggctgccagcgcacattgccggctcatggccagattttccccccttcccagcaccccaagcccttctcagcagggctgttctccatcactccatccccagcctgtgtgATGAGactgggggctgcccccacccaggggcaggaccttgcacttcaTGAGCATGTACATCTGCTTTAGGGGCCAGGATGCTTGATCTTGTGGACTTTTGGTCAGACTCAGATGTTCTTAGTCCTTAACTCAACCAAGTATTGCTCATTGGCCTAATCTCTCTTTTATAGGTAGCTGGTGATTACCTCTTCTTTCAGTCCCTTTATCGAGTATGTTCTACTTCCACCCTGAAGGTCTGAACTGTGCTTAAGATGTCATAGTACACTTTTCATCTGTCCTTTTTTCTCCCTAGGCTTATGGCATTGTATGGAAAGCAGTCGATCGCAGGACAGGAGAAATAGTTGCTGTTAAAAAGATTTTTGATGctttcaggaacagaacagaTGCTCAGGTGAGAAATCATTGTTCTGTCATGTCCTGAAGGATGTGGTGGGAGTTCATAGATATTTTCAGGATTTATGTCTCTGAAAGACGTTAGTTATTTGGCAATTATGCATGTAATAATACAGCGTACAGCTGTATTAGGATAAAAAGGAGCAATAAATGTCAAGCTTTGTATATCATGACATCTACAAAATACTGTTTGATGTCGCTGAGGAAAAAGTGTCTTCATAGGCATGCACAATTTGATTCTCCTTTATGTTGTTACGCTATGCTGTCTAAGCACAGAGAGCACACTTGTGACTCTCTAGCGAGCAACTGAGTTTTTCCTAACCTGCCTACCATATGAGGGTTTCCTCTGCTTTAGAGATTAGAATAGATTTAACCCTTTCATTGGAAGTCCATACTCTGTTCTGTCATTCTGTTGAGGtgataaaaaactttttttttgtttatttctagaGAACATTTCGAGAGATTATGTTCCTGCAGGTAATATccattttccccctctcctctctgaTTTTTAATTATCTCCGATGTTGTTCAAgtattttcttcccattctttttcaaaatgcaatgACCAGTGTTTACAActctatttattaattttttttctgcaccatCTTAGCAAACAGTCTTTCCATGACTGGGCAAAAACACCTGAATGAAATGGAGAGTTGGTGTTAGTTTTCCTTTGAGAAATGCCCTGTTCTTTCACCATTTTTAGCAGTATGCCTACTCTAGGATCATCATATTGACTTGCACTTTCTGTCACTTACTTCTTTGTggacagaaaatgtttttcttaaatttaaaatgccATGATTCAGAGGTGGGGCTGGGGTGTGGAAGAGATTTACATg of Rissa tridactyla isolate bRisTri1 chromosome 2, bRisTri1.patW.cur.20221130, whole genome shotgun sequence contains these proteins:
- the CCDC166 gene encoding coiled-coil domain-containing protein 166, which produces MWNMVSKTKQTKQDTMRAGKNKQEVRIRNGDTSNGKNDMEILVEERKLYLQKEYKILTEHLNTYMGRVEHFLQENKFLEKEAQRNQEEGSAYLSYLTKHNQKCQNLIITLNDQNHTDLSQVWTQKEQLISQYTEKEKELRSSLMNMETKYSLMTKEVEDLQPFKDRSVQQEQTKKIKELEKELLVTKIQHSDEMHKIKSKFLQAKADCEMDCHQKIQVLTKKAEEAAIQSLIQHIKQIKAENWRLHQELLRLIQYSKILKETKVQLIEQQEQLLREKEYIQDMARRRHWLHQHEAHNANSETYSCHSLFRCVH